A stretch of DNA from Mucilaginibacter daejeonensis:
TAAAGCGGGCTTCGAATTGACCCATGCCGATAAAAACGACAATTATTATCAACTGACCCGTAAACAAGTACAACAGCTGATCATTAAACACTAAGTATCATTACACCATGTTTCAACCCCTTATTGATCATATTCAAAAGATAGTTCTGCTCAGTACTGAAGAACAAGCCTTACTTACCCAACATTTGCAACATCAGCACCTGGGCAAAAAAAAGTACTTGTTCAGTGAGGGTGAACGGTGCAATGCGCTGTATTTTGTAGTGAAGGGTTGCCTGCGGATGTATTTCATTAAGGATAACGGTACCGAGCAGATCATTCAATTCGGGATCGATAATTGGTGGATCAGCGATCATACCAGCCTGATGATGCAGGCACCGTCGCAATTTTACCTGCAAGCGGTTGAAGATAGCCAACTGATCATATTGCCCACGAGTAAGCACGATGAGCTGTTGAATAAGCTGCCTAAGATGGAGAAGTATTTCAGGCACATGTATCAACGCGCCTATGCTGCGGCACAGAACCGAACCTTTTACTTTTTTGACATGAGCGGCGAAGAAAAGTATCACAACTTTGCCCGCCGTTTCCCCGACTTTGTGCAGCGGGTACCGCAATACATGTTGGCCTCCTACCTGGGGTTCTCGCCGGAGTTCCTGAGCCGCGTGAGAGCAAAAGACCACTGATCTGCATTTCTTGACCTTGGTCAATTTTTGGCGAGCCGCGATCGCTCACTTTTGCTATGTGAACAACATCTAAAAATCAAAAGCATAGCAACATGACACCAAGATTTAACATCGAGCAATTAGCACCCGAAGCCTACAACGCCTTATTGGGTTTAGAAATGTATAACCGTAAAAGCGGATTGGATAAGAACTATTATGAGCTGATCAAGATCCGCGCATCCCAGATCAATGGTTGTGCTTTTTGCCTCGACATGCACACCCGCGACGCCCGCAAGTTAGGTGAGACCGAACAACGCATCTACGTATTGAACGCCTGGCGCGATACCGACTTCTTCACCCCCGAAGAACAGGCCGTGCTTGCACTCACCGAAGAGATGACCAACATACAGGGCCACGTGAGCAATGCAACTTATGACAGGGCTATCGAGCTGTTGGGGCCAGAGACCACCTATAAAGTGATCATGGCCAACATAGCCATCAACAGCTGGAACCGGCTGGCCATTACAGGTCACTTCATGCCACCACTTGCGGAATAGTATTTGAATAGCCATGGCAAAAAGGGAGCCCGTAACGGCTCCCTTTTGTATTTGATCAATAATAGATATAGCTTTATAACAATGATGAGAAAGGTGGGTATTTCCATTATAGCAGCGTTGTGCATGTCGACCATCGTATATGGCCAAAAACTTACACTCAAGGCAGAGCGCAAGGAATTTCTGACCTTCTACATCGACCATCTATCAAGACCAGTACATGACTCTTTATTATCCATTCTAATACCCCACCAAAGAGAGCCACTGCGATATGATGATGCAAAAGACTTTCACCTAAGCAAAAAAGATATAAGCTTCATGCTTGATCAATACCATGCGAACGCGCCTATCAAGCGCCTTAAAGCTTTACCGGTCGATAAAGTAACGAAGGGCAGCCAACCAACGGAGTTCGACCACTACATTTCGCTCCCTGTGTTCTCAATAAAGCGCGATGTCGCATTCATCAGAACATATTATTACTGTGGCCCCCTCTGCGGAAGTGATGGCATTGAGATCTACATCAAGCGCAAGGGTAAATGGATACCGTCAACATATGACCCACCCCGTGCTGAATTCTAAATATCAGTAAAAACAAAAGCGGCCGGTTCAAATGAACCGACCGCTTTTTCGCTTAAATGATAATTGATGAATTATTCGCCTTTTTCAGCGTTCTCTTCATTGGCTGCAGGAGCTTCTGGAGCTTCTTCAGTTTTTGGTTGCTCGTCAACAACCACTGCTTCATCAGCAGGAGTTACTTCGGCAGTAGCAGCAGGAGCAGCTTTGCCTTTACCAGCACCACCACGACGGCGGGTAGCTTTTTTAGCAGGAGCAGCTTCAGCGCCGGCACCGTATACGGTGTTGTAATCAACCAGCTCGATGATGGCCATCTCGGCGTTGTCACCCAAACGGTTCTCTAATTTGATGATACGGGTATAACCACCTGGACGGTTAGCTACTTTCTCAGCGATCTCGCGGAACAGGATAGTTACCGCTTCTTTGTTTTGCAGGTAGCTAAATACTGTACGACGTGAGTGAGTAGTATCTTCTTTTGATTTAGTTACGATCGGCTCAACATACACACGCAGTGCTTTAGCTTTAGCCAAAGTAGTAGTGATACGTTTGTGCAGGATCAGTGATGAAGCCATGTTGCTCATCATAGCCACGCGGTGGCTCTTGGTACGACCTAAGTGGTTGTGTTTTTTACCGTGTCTCATTTTGTTGTTTGTAGTGGCACGTGCATACCGTTGGGCGGCGTTGCCGTCAAGCCCTCGGAATTATGCCGGGTTTATTTAGAATTTAGACTCAAGAGCCGAGAACAAAGAAATCTTGTATCTTGGTTCTTGACTCTTGAGTCTTGAAATTATTCTTCGTCCAGTTTGTATTTGGCCAGGTTCATACCAAAAGAAAGTCCTTTTGATTTAACCAGGTCCTGGATCTCGGTCAATGATTTTTTACCGAAGTTCCTGAATTTAAGCATATCGGCAACATCGTATGATACCAGATCAGCAAGGCTACGGATATCAGCTGCTTTTAAGCAGTTCAGTGCGCGTACTGAAAGGTCAAGATCAACTAGTTCGGTCTTCAGGATCTTACGCATGTGCAGGATCTCCTCGTCAACCTCTTTGGTCTCCTCTTTAGCCTGAGCTTCCAGCATCATGTTCTCATCAGAGAACAGCATGAAGTGTTGGATCAGGATCTTAGCGGCTTCTTTCAGTGCTTCTTCAGGATGGATAGAACCGTCAGTTGCAATGTCCAGAACTAATTTCTCGTAGTCGGTCTTTTGCTCAACACGATAGTTCTCGATGGTGTACTTAACGTTCTTGATCGGGGTATAGATCGAGTCGATAGCGATAACGCCAACCGCTGCATCAGGGTTCTTGTTCTCTTCGCTCGGGATATAACCGCGACCTTTATTAACGGTCAGTTCAACTTCAAGGGTAACCGCAGGATCCATGTTGCAGATCAGCAGGTCAGGGTTCAATATGGTGAAGTTGTTCGAGAACTGGGTGATGTCGCCGGCTTTGAATGTATTTTGGCCGTTGATGATAACAAAGATCTTTTCGCTATCGCCTGAATCACCTGTTTTTTTCAACCTCACCTGTTTCAGGTTCAGGATGATCTCGGTAACGTCCTCAACCACACCTTTGATGGTAGAGAACTCATGCGTTACACCTGAGAAACGTACCGAGGTGACAGCATAACCTTCAAGTGATGAAAGTAAGATACGACGTAAAGCATTACCAATGGTTACACCGAAGCCAGGTTCTAACGGACGAAATTCAAACGTACCTTCAAAGTCAGTAGACTTCTGCATGATAACCTTATCAGGTTTTTGAAATGCTAAAATTGCCATTTATTATGCTTTGTTTATTGTTTACGAATTAAATAGATAAAAGACATGAGATGTTAGATCTGTACATGGCCTTAACCATATCAGATCTAACATCCCATATCTCAATACTACTAAATATTATTTAGAGTATAACTCGACGATCAGGTTCTCCTTGATGTTCTCAGGGATCTCATCGCGGTTAGGGTAGTTCAACAGCTTACCGCTCAATGCAGCAGCATCCCACTCGAACCAGCTATACTTGTTCACTTTGCGGCCAGCTACCGAGTTGGTAATAGCTTCCAGTGATCTTGATCTTTCACGTACGGCAATAACATCACCAGCTTTCAAAGTGTAGGAAGGGATGTTAACCACCTCACCGTTAACAGTGATGTGTTTGTGACCAACCAGTTGGCGTGCGCCTGAACGAGTTGGGGCAATGCCTAAACGGTAAACGGCGTTATCTAAACGAGCCTCTAATAATTGAAGCAAGTTAGTACCGGTGATACCTTCACGAGCCGAAGCACGGTGGAAAAGGTTCTCGAAGTAACGCTCTAATACACCGTAAGTGTATTTTACCTTTTGTTTCTCCATCAGCTGTACAGCGTACTCTGATTGCTTGCCTCTGCGTTTTGAAACGCCGTGCATGCCCGGAGGGTAGTTCTTTTTCTCTAATACTTTATCAGGACCGAAGATCGGCTCTCTGAACTTACGGGCGATCTTGGACTTTGGTCCGGTATATCTTGCCATTGTTTGTGTGTTTTAAAGTACCAAACAGCCTAAAGCTGAAGGATCTTAGCTTTAAAAATATGATTAATTAAACTCTTCTGCGTTTTGATGGACGGCAACCGTTGTGTGGAAGCGGAGTGATGTCCTTAATGGTAGTGACTTCGATACCTGAAGTTTGCAGCGTACGGATAGCCGACTCACGACCAGAACCAGGACCTTTAACAAACACCTCAACTTTACGTAAGCCCAGGTCATAAGCAACTTTACCGCAATCGGCAGCAGCTTGTGAAGCAGCGTAAGGAGTGTTCTTTTTTGAACCTTTGAAACCCATTTTACCTGCAGAAGACCAAGAGATAGCCTGACCGCTGGTGTTGGTCAAAGTGATGATGATGTTGTTGAAGGTAGCGTTAACGTGTGCTTGGCCAACCGGCTCAACGATCACGATACGCTTTTTGGTTACTTTTTTAGCTTTAGCCATTTTCTTTTTTTACGATATGGTCTATGGATTACTTGATCAGCGAATGATCAGGACCCATGGCCCGTTTGATAATGTATGTTCCCAATAAATGCAGGACCTTTTATAGAAGCCCTGCACCTACTGATCAGTTATTATTTAGTAGCTTTTTTCTTGTTAGCAACTGTCTTACGTTTACCTTTACGGGTACGTGAGTTGTTCTTGGTACGTTGACCACGTAAAGGAAGACCTTTACGGTGACGGGTACCACGGTAGCAACCGATATCCATTAAACGTTTGATGTTCAGTTGAACTTCTGAACGCAGTGCACCTTCAACCTTGATCTGGTCGTTGATGATACCACGAATAGCAGCCAACTGATCGTCGGTCCATTCTTGTACTTTGGTGTCATAAGAGATACCAGCCTGGTCCAAAATGTTTTGAGCCGTAGTGCGACCGATACCATAAATGTAGGTTAATCCTATCTCTCCCCTTTTGTTTCTTGGAAGATCGATACCTGAGATCCTTGCCATATTTTTTGATTGTTTTTAGATGAGCGACCGAACGGCGGGCCACCGTTGTACGGATATCGCTCCAATGTTTTTAATTATCCCTGACGTTGTTTGTACTTAGGGTTCTTTTTGTTGATCACAAAAAGCTTCCCTTTGCGGCGGATGATCTTGCAATCAGCGCTGCGTTTTTTGATGGATGCTCTAACTTTCATGTTATTATTTATATCTGTAGGTTATTCTACCCTTGGTAAGGTCATATGGACTCATCTCCAATTTCACCCTGTCACCAGGAAGGATCTTGATGTAGTGCATACGCATTTTCCCCGATATATGCGCGATGATCTCATGACCGTTCTCCAGCTCTACCCTGAACATTGCATTGGATAATGCTTCCTTGATAGTACCGTCTTGTTCGATCGATGATTGTTTGGCCATATATTTTACTGATTCTTACTTGTTTATACCGATGCAAATCGGGATGCAAAAATAAAAATAATTTTTGAAATATTAATTATTTTTAGCTAAAACTTCTTCAACGTATGAAAATGTTGATAAAA
This window harbors:
- a CDS encoding Crp/Fnr family transcriptional regulator produces the protein MFQPLIDHIQKIVLLSTEEQALLTQHLQHQHLGKKKYLFSEGERCNALYFVVKGCLRMYFIKDNGTEQIIQFGIDNWWISDHTSLMMQAPSQFYLQAVEDSQLIILPTSKHDELLNKLPKMEKYFRHMYQRAYAAAQNRTFYFFDMSGEEKYHNFARRFPDFVQRVPQYMLASYLGFSPEFLSRVRAKDH
- a CDS encoding carboxymuconolactone decarboxylase family protein, with protein sequence MTPRFNIEQLAPEAYNALLGLEMYNRKSGLDKNYYELIKIRASQINGCAFCLDMHTRDARKLGETEQRIYVLNAWRDTDFFTPEEQAVLALTEEMTNIQGHVSNATYDRAIELLGPETTYKVIMANIAINSWNRLAITGHFMPPLAE
- the rplQ gene encoding 50S ribosomal protein L17; its protein translation is MRHGKKHNHLGRTKSHRVAMMSNMASSLILHKRITTTLAKAKALRVYVEPIVTKSKEDTTHSRRTVFSYLQNKEAVTILFREIAEKVANRPGGYTRIIKLENRLGDNAEMAIIELVDYNTVYGAGAEAAPAKKATRRRGGAGKGKAAPAATAEVTPADEAVVVDEQPKTEEAPEAPAANEENAEKGE
- a CDS encoding DNA-directed RNA polymerase subunit alpha produces the protein MAILAFQKPDKVIMQKSTDFEGTFEFRPLEPGFGVTIGNALRRILLSSLEGYAVTSVRFSGVTHEFSTIKGVVEDVTEIILNLKQVRLKKTGDSGDSEKIFVIINGQNTFKAGDITQFSNNFTILNPDLLICNMDPAVTLEVELTVNKGRGYIPSEENKNPDAAVGVIAIDSIYTPIKNVKYTIENYRVEQKTDYEKLVLDIATDGSIHPEEALKEAAKILIQHFMLFSDENMMLEAQAKEETKEVDEEILHMRKILKTELVDLDLSVRALNCLKAADIRSLADLVSYDVADMLKFRNFGKKSLTEIQDLVKSKGLSFGMNLAKYKLDEE
- the rpsD gene encoding 30S ribosomal protein S4: MARYTGPKSKIARKFREPIFGPDKVLEKKNYPPGMHGVSKRRGKQSEYAVQLMEKQKVKYTYGVLERYFENLFHRASAREGITGTNLLQLLEARLDNAVYRLGIAPTRSGARQLVGHKHITVNGEVVNIPSYTLKAGDVIAVRERSRSLEAITNSVAGRKVNKYSWFEWDAAALSGKLLNYPNRDEIPENIKENLIVELYSK
- the rpsK gene encoding 30S ribosomal protein S11 is translated as MAKAKKVTKKRIVIVEPVGQAHVNATFNNIIITLTNTSGQAISWSSAGKMGFKGSKKNTPYAASQAAADCGKVAYDLGLRKVEVFVKGPGSGRESAIRTLQTSGIEVTTIKDITPLPHNGCRPSKRRRV
- the rpsM gene encoding 30S ribosomal protein S13; this translates as MARISGIDLPRNKRGEIGLTYIYGIGRTTAQNILDQAGISYDTKVQEWTDDQLAAIRGIINDQIKVEGALRSEVQLNIKRLMDIGCYRGTRHRKGLPLRGQRTKNNSRTRKGKRKTVANKKKATK
- the rpmJ gene encoding 50S ribosomal protein L36, which codes for MKVRASIKKRSADCKIIRRKGKLFVINKKNPKYKQRQG
- the infA gene encoding translation initiation factor IF-1 encodes the protein MAKQSSIEQDGTIKEALSNAMFRVELENGHEIIAHISGKMRMHYIKILPGDRVKLEMSPYDLTKGRITYRYK